The nucleotide sequence TGTCGCTTCTTGGTCTTCCAGTCTCTGCTCCATTCTGTCCATCGCTGCCTTTATGGGGACCAAGCGCTGCTTCTATTACTGACTTCATTGCCCCATGAGATCCTCTTTTGCCGcttctctgtgcctttggaaCTCTGTGGAGATAAACTCTATCAGTTTTTCCTTCGACAACTTGGTTGACATTGGCGACTCTGCTGGGTCAACCTTGTTTAGGTCTGCATCGCCACACGGGTTCCCCTGTTCTGGGGTTGGGGTCTTTCTCTCCTTGCTTTTACTGGCCTTGCAGGCTGGCTGCTGGCTCGCCGGAATCTCAATCAGTTGGCTCACTTTCACAGGTTTTTGGTGCCCGTTTGACTGGTTAAAAAGGTCCAACAAAAGTTTCATGGAGAGAGTCACCTTTTGTGCAACCGCTCAGCTCATGGCTGTCACCGAAGTCGACAGAAAGCAATTACATGATAAATTAGCTAATAGAAAGAAAATGAGATAATTACAGAGAATAATTGTGGCATTATTGGATGGCAGGACTGAGTTCATAATCTCTGCAATAGTGCTATGGAAAAACATTAACAAAATGTGAAGTGTACCCAAAGTGTCATGAGTAAGGAATTTATTTTGGTGCTTAAGGTGTAATCTGCATGCAGTTTCTTATTAGCGTATGTGTATGTAAGGGAAAAACAAAACTAATAATTTGatcaaaaataaattaaagtaATTTTTTGTTGAAAGCTAGCAGAAAGGACCATCCCCATGTTTGCTGATGCAGATACAAATCATGATATTGGGTTCCCAACACCAGAACCTGAATCAGAGGATCCACCTATGGGTTAGTACTAACTCATTTTCTCTCCCATTACTCTTATGTACAGTTGTTTCATTTACATGGTGCAACTTTACTGCTTCCTACAAAATGTAATGGCAGAAAACTAGATGACACAGCTTAAACTCCAAATTAATGCGATGGGAAATAAAGAACTTAAAATACATTTCCTCACATTCCACAAACAATGCGCGTTACAATATGGTAGTATAGATGTTTGAATAAACTTTTCTGATGAACAACATTGCTAACTGCACAACTTGCATTGTTCAATTCTGCTTGCATGAGtgcaaaactttttttaaaatggttGATTAGGCTGAAATTACGTTTAtaattggtttttaaaaaaatctaatttcTTCAACTGTCTCAACAGCTTAGTGCACAGTTTGAATTAATTTTTCATGTACATTTTGGATTTGGTCCAGATTTGCTTTCTACTAATTAAATCCTTTTTAATCAATCTCAAAGGCAAaataaaatacaaacattttatctATTTCAAACTCTGAAATCATAGGGAATCCAGAAACAAGATACATATTCCATTTGGGAACCAAATTCAAACCATAGCTAAACATACAATTCCCCCCATAACCATAATCTTTTGGAAAATGCTATTTTCTTTTAGTATACCAACATGATAAATAAAAACGTAATTTACCAAATATCAATCTTCCAGATTGGTTTGCACAATTTAAAAATGTATGCATTCCAAAAATTATGGCATTGAAATGATTGTTAAAATATGGGGTAATTAATAGCTTGCTGACAGTTAATAGCTGTAGCAATCTTTATTGCATTCTTTGATTCTCCACAGACCTCAGGAAGTGACTGTGGATCAGGTCAAAGTGTCCATCGGCACACACATCAAAGAAAATCTGGACCTAGACACAGACTTCATAGATAATGTGCCAAAGAGGCTATTTATATTATTAATAATAGTCAGGTGATCATAGTTCTACTGATGTAAATATTTTCTATTTCAGACATGCCAACTTGTCTTTTGTGTGTTTGTCTAACTGGTTCTGTGTATTGTGATGAGACCAACACTGAAGCAATACCAATGTTGCCTAAAGAGACATCACACCTTTACGCACGATTCAACCTGATTAAAAAGGTCACTGTAAAAGATTTTGCTGACTTCCGTGagtacattgttatttgctgTAACTGcagttttttaatgtattttaatccaaacatattcaaatgtacaaaaacataaataaatcaaAGAACATGCTCCACACCCCACAGTTCAGTTTATGTATGTTTTCTCACCTTTTCACCCCCTCCTTTTCCTCCACGACGAACAggtcctcaaacatggtcatgaacagtctccaccatgtctcaaagccctccgctgatcccCTCAATTCGAACTTAATCTTTTACAGCCGGAGAAAGTCGTACAGGTTCTCCAACCAGGCACCACTCCCGGTGGCGTTATAAACCGCTATTCCAACAGAATCCTTCGCCTGGCACCTAGAGAGGCGAAGACCACAACGTCGAcctcccttccctccatcagctccggcatttctGATACTCCAGAAATCACCACCATAGGGCCGGCCCGGCCTCTATCCCCAGAATCTTCGATAACATCCCAAACACCCCATCCCAgcatctctccaacttctcagaGCACcggaacatatgtgcatgatttgcTGGTACTTGCTCACACTTATccgccaccccctggaagaatccGCTCATTCTCGCCTGCGTCATATGCACccgatgcaccaccttaaactgaatcaaatcCATCCTCGCACACAAGGAGTTTGAATGCACTATGCCTCACTTCACACTTTCCATCCTACCTCCtccccacagctcctcctcccatttctccttattcCTCACCACCTGTGCTCCCCCTGCTCTCCTAGCCACCCAAATATATCCCCAAACCTATCTGCCCCTTCCACACCCGGGAACAGCAACCGCTCCAACAGAGAATACTTCAGCAGCTTGGGAAAACCTCTTCATTCCTTCTGTGCAAAGTTcctcacttgcatatacctgaatttgcttcccttcagaagctccaccctctcctgcagctcttccagacttgcAACGCTCCCCCCTCACTAAAACCCATTATTCCCTCACAGcggtgttagcaccgacatcccctccatcttaaaatgtctcctcaactgGATCCACACCTGAATCGTGGACTATACCACCGAGCCTTCTGTGTATCTCCTTGGTGCCAGCGGAATTGCCGCCGTCATATTATGGTCCTCAGGCTGGACCCcttacaggactcctcctccattttaacccctctccttcccccactGCCTCACCATCTCCGCATTTGCCATCCTCTCATAATGCAACAGCTTTGGTAACCccaacccccctttctgcctcttcCTCCGTATCAGGGCCCTCTTCACCTGAggtaccttccccacccatataaactccaaaatcCCTGCATAGTTTCCAGAAAAAGGTCTTTGGAACAAAGGCTGGGAgggtctggaatacaaacaggagCCTTGGCAGAACGTTAATTTTACCACCTGGACTGTCCCCGCCAGTGTCAGGTGTAAGTCTCCCACCTTCTAAAGTCCtccttaacctcctccaccaactttgttagGTTCCATTTATGCATTGTCACCTGCTCCCCCGTCACCTGAACTCCCAAATACCTAAATATGTCCCTGGCAACCCTAAATTCCAACACCCCAAGATTAGCTCCCCGCCCCGCCACATTCACCGGAAAAACCTCACTTTTTACGACATTCAGCTTACAACCCAAGAAAGTCCCGAACCTCTCTAGTAtgtccataattctccccatactctccaacgtgTCCGATACAAACAGCAGCAGGTTGTCTGCGTACGATACCTGGTGTTCTTTACTCCctctcacaatcccctgccactctactgtcccctcaagggccatcaccaagggctctatcgccagcgcaaacagcagctgcGACAGCGGGCACACCTGCCTTGTTGCCCTATGCAACTTGACTTGATGCTCCATAAACTCATCTTGTTTGTTCGTGCACTCGCCACTGGGGCCATGTACAGCAGACGCACTCACGTCACAAACTTCGGCCCCCAAAACCTCAAACAGATACCGCAACTCCACTTAGCCGAAAGCCTTCTCTACGTCCACAGAGACCACTACCTCTGGTATCGTCCCTAATATTATTGGAAAGTAGCCTGTCCTTCACGAAAactgtttggtcctctgcgaccacacGTGGAATGCTGTAATTGCATAGTACAGATATCAACACCATAGAAGATAATTTAACTATTCAAGACATTTTGTTTAGTTCTGAAATAATTTACCATTGTTGACACACATAATCAGTTATGTAAAATAATAAGAATGGGATACTAAGACCAAAATTTGGAGGTATTACACTGATTAGTAATGAGCTCTTAAGGTGGCTCTTGAATTCCTGTGACAAAGGCCACATTAGAAACCCGAAATTAAATCAGAAAGTAGAAAATAAACTTGATTTTGTTGTCCTGAGGTTATGGCTTTATCTGAGATCATGGAACATTGTAAAGCTCATGGGAAATTCACTTAAATTGTTTCCACTGATTTCCATACTACTTTTTGTCTGGCGCCTCAAAAAAAGCAGGAAGCTGTTTTAATACATGACAGAATTTTGGACATTATTCAGGAATAACAGAGGAATAGACAGAGCAACTCAGTAAACCAATATTTTTGAGAGTGGTGGGATAAGGATCTTTATAGTTACCTGACTGATtcactgggtggaatttttcCATTTTTGAACAGTGTCATAGCAGTCGGGGAAAACTGTGTTGGTTTCTCAGCCGTATTGTTAGGGAGACAGTTGGAGAAATTTGAAGGGGCAGGTCCCACAACGTAATGTTGGCGGGAACTCTGATTGTGGAGAATGTTCTTtgatttatttacttttttaaaaaagagtggagtgccctttttaaagggcgtcctgatgcaaaaaaaaaaatctgaacacccccccccccccgaactaccTGCTCCCAAACACTTCCTGCACCCCAATGCAACACCGCACTGAAATGGGAGCTGAAAATCCACCACCTCTGCCCCTGGCCACGTCTTAATTAATAATATATAATCGGAGTGTCTTTATTTGCCACTTTTAATATAATTGCAACACTATTTTTCACAGGTATTACCAATATTGGTTTGAATAATAAAAAAGTATGGCAAGGAGGATTTTACAGCTTTGCACAGTTTAAGAAAGGATCTTATGAGTGATTGATTGAAAATTACAATGGATTACTGTCCCTAAAGTTCATTCCCACCAGTTTCTGAGATCATGGGAGTTGCCAACTACACAGAGACTTTTAGAATCACATTGAGGCAGGGGCAAAGTCTTTCTCAATCTTCTTCATCAGCAGCTAAGTTCCAATGTGCGTTGCTGCTTAAGGCATGTACTAACAATTTTCCTTCATAGTTGAGAACCAACTATGGTGGTCGCCAGCCTTCCCATGGTGACTTTGAGGTGCTCGCACGTTGGAGCCACAAAATCAGACAAGACACAAATAGAATCCTCTGTCAGTTGCTCGAGTCTGCCGAATGACTGCCAAATTTCTGCCTCATGTTCCTCTGCCTGCTGTTGCATCTCCAGCATTGAGCTGGCAAtgcttccagaggctcatcatctgactggTCACAGCAGATGGCTTGCACAGCTCTCAGAGCCCCTGCTTCAGactgcggggatgggggggggcacgTGTCAATGAGGGGTTCCTGAGAGAGTCACCTTGAGTCTAATCTAGCAGTACGccccaccgagatgtgtgtctTTGCACTGGTGGAGAATGTGGATGGCACTGTTGCAGGTCACAGTgagcttcttcctcctcctcagatgtgGTCTGGGGGCTTGGACTTCTGCTCAGCTGTCTGGCGGGGTTAAATTTGCTGGTGCCTATAAAATAAAAAAGTTTTAGTTGATGAACATAAGCTATATATAAGACTACACGTGACTCAGTGCGATTGACAGAATTTGACTAAGTGATGCAGCTGTGATCTGTACTATGTTGCTGGGAGAGGCCAGTTTCCCTTTCCCCACAGGAGTGGCCCCTGCCCTCCTCAAAAAGATCAGCTGCATCCTCCTCAAATGCTGTGAGGAAAATGATCTCGTCTGTCCTCCCCTGGTCTGGCTCTTGCCCCTTTGTTGGCTGCCAGATTGGTCTGTATGAGGATGAAAGAAAGGCACATGATCAGAGAGGATGAAGAAGTGGTTTGGTGAAATGCATGTTGGTGAGCACTTCCCAGAAAGGCCAGGGCTGGAGTGTGAGCAACAGAAGGATGGCAATGTAAAGTTGCCTGTGAGAGAATGAATGTTGATATGGGTTCCCCCCTAATTGATAGGTGAGATCCGTGAAAAGGGTAGCCATTTGATTACATAATGCTACAATAAGAGTTTGATTCTGGAGGGAGTTGAGAGATAACTTGCCCAGCCTGAGCGATgaaatcattcatcctcttcctcacTGGAAGGGATTTCAGGCATGTTTGCCAGCCAAGCCAACCACCTGGATGACAGCCTCCCAGGACAGAGAGGTGCGGTGGCTGTGCTTTCTCAACCCATCCCTGGGGTATAAGATGTTCGTGTGTGCTTGGACTCCTCGGATGAAGGCTTTGAAACTCTGGTGGCTGAAACAGGGTGCAGCTTTCTcattgaattatagaatccctacaatggagcaggaggtcatttggcctcgagttggcaccggcccccgaaagagcacctcacccaggcTCACCCAtctccgcaaccccacccaacctgtacatttttggacactaagggcagatttaccatggccaatacaccaagcctgcacatcttttgggctgctCACCTTTTCTTTCTGGCTCAtgccatctttttaaaaataaatttagagtacccaattaattttttacaattaaggggcaatttagcgtggccaatccacctagcctgcacatctttgggttgtgggggcgaaacccacgcaaacacggggagaatgtgcaaactccacacggacagtgacccagagccgggatcaaatctgggacctcggcgctgtggggcagcagtgccaccaacccactgcgccaccgtgctgccctcaatgccatctttaaaggtcttgttaagacaggtgggctggagagaatACAATGCAGGCGTTGGACTGCATCTTAATATGGTGTTGGGGCCTTCAAATTTGTCAGCTGACAAATCAGCTCCTGGCCCACCAGATGGTGGTTCAGCCAGATACTCACCTGTGCATAATCAATTAGGTGTGGAATAGGGCGTGCGTTCGAGGCATTCCGGCCAGCAGGAAGAGCGCTGCTTGAATTACCGCCACTGTTGTAGTCTCATAAATGCAAATTTCCGCAGTCGGAACAAGGTGCTTACTGCTCAGCTCCAGACAATGCCCTAGTGGGTTAGGTCATCCTGGCTGGCCAAATTGTGGGTATGTATTCTCTGTGATGGTATCGCTGTGTGGTTCTAACAAGTTAAACTCAAGCAGGATCCCTAAAAACACTTTAGGAGTTTCTGAGATCTGGTTGTCATCAATGTGTGCAAAGCTCTCTGGACTGAAGTAAATACAATGTGTCCATACAGTCAGAATGTGTAATCTCCATATCAACAGAAATTGTACCTGTGTTCATTTCTTAGAAGTTCAGGAAAAGAAAGGGGTTATGCAAAAGAGAAAGAGACCAAAGTATGATGACGGTGTGTTACagttccctcagtgtccaagtaGCTGCAACAACATGCATGCTGTAGTCTGGAGTTATGAATAGTGATGGTAGACATTCCACCATTCTTTTCCTTATGTGGCTGACTAATAATAATCATCGTTATGAGTgttacaagtagtcttacattaacactgcaatgaagttactgcgaaaatcccctagtcgccacactccggcgcctgttggggaatacggagggagaattcggaatgcctagttcacctaacaagcacgtcttttgggacatgtgggaggaaaccagagcaccaggtggaaacccacgcagacacggggcgaacgtgcagactccgcacagacagtggcccaagccgggaatcgaagccgggtccctggcactgtaaaccAACAATGATGACCAGTGTGCCCGAGAATTTTTCCCAGTCTTTTCACCTTCATTGGCGTGtactggaaggatttgcaggttattTGGTTGAGTTATGAATGCATCTTCCTTGGCCAGCGAAGTTCTGGAATGGGATTTGAAACTGGAGCTTTTGTTTCAGAGACAAGGATGCTCCTTATATTGTGAAGAAGTTTAGTTTTGAGAAAAATATTCATAATGAGTAAATAGTAAAAGTGGTAAATAAATCATGTTACTGTCTTTGTTCAATCCTAAATAAAGCAACTCTGAGGAGGATCGATCTGACTGGAAATCTGATTACTGAAATAGAAGATAAAGCCTTCTCACAGCTTCCAAATCTGGAGCACCTGTATCTTTCCGAAAACAAATTGGTCCGACTGCCTGCCTTACCTCCAAAACTCAGAACGCTTGCTGTACAACACAACCGTATTAAAAGCAATGGAATCAAACGCAATGCTTTTAAGGTAATCTTTAAATAACATGGCTATAGATCCAGCTTAATTATTCTATGATAAGTATTTGAAGGCAATATCTTAGagccattacagcacaggaggcggctatttggtccatcaagtctatgCTAGCTCTCGGCCGGTGTGCGCCCAGTAAAGATTAGTCTTTTTTCATTCTGGAATTGTAGTTCCGATATACCAAAATAGTTGAAGTCAAGATGTCTGgattatttcagaattccctcaAAGGGATGAATGTTCAGCAGGCATGAGGTTAGGTACTTGTGCCTTCTATAACAAGAGGTCATATTTCTTTATAGATGAAATTGGAGTTTTGGAATCAAGGTGGGAGGCTTTCAACACTCCGTACAGTCTCCCAGTTTTTGCCTGTAAAAGGCAAAGATGATACAGCCTTTTGCAACTTCTCAACTCTATCCAAATGGATTCTGTCCTTGACCCCTTAAGGACACCCTCGCTTTCCAAAATTACATTTTCCCTAATAGGTACTGCCACCCCACTCCCTTTTATCTTTTTTCAGCATTTTACATTCATGATTATTACGTTCCTTCTCTCGTACTATTCTTCTCTGGTACTCTCACTTCTTTATGCACCTCATTCCTTCTTGGTACTTCTATATGCCAATTTTGAATAAACCCTCTCCAACTCACATTTCTGAACCTCTCCACCTGACATTGGTCCCAGTAATGAGATGCAACCTATCCCTTTTGAATAGGTGTCTTCTGCCCACATCTGGTCCTCATGCCACAAGAATCTGAAGCCCTTCTTGTGCACCATACCTCAAGCCATGCATTGATTCTTCCTATTTCTATTCTTAGTAGCACTTGATACGGAGAGTAGTTCAAATATTTCTACCCACAAGATCCTcttttttaacttcctccctAGCTACTGTAGGTCCTCAAtactttccctctctctgttgTTCATACCAGTCTGTACCACAACCTTCCCCCGCAGAATATCTTGTACCCTCTCCATGATATCTTTCTACCCTGTTACGAGGGAAGTGACAAACCATGTGGAACTCATGTTAAAAGTTGCAGAAAAGCTTGACTAACTCATAATTATTAAATCTCTGATAACAACTCCACTCAGGAGTACCGTTTTGAGAGTGGCACATCCCCGAAGAC is from Scyliorhinus canicula chromosome 11, sScyCan1.1, whole genome shotgun sequence and encodes:
- the ogna gene encoding osteoglycin, paralog a, with amino-acid sequence MNCVCPILFAVMLGELVFTAPANKEDTFHVHNLDLESFGTDTTYEFEDEPQEIKQGKLAERTIPMFADADTNHDIGFPTPEPESEDPPMDMPTCLLCVCLTGSVYCDETNTEAIPMLPKETSHLYARFNLIKKVTVKDFADFPTLRRIDLTGNLITEIEDKAFSQLPNLEHLYLSENKLVRLPALPPKLRTLAVQHNRIKSNGIKRNAFKNMARLEFLYLGFNRLDKVPTNLPDTIRILHLQHNNISAITDNTFCKPQDASYIRDRLTEIRLEENPVNLAEYPNSYICLRRLPIGRPYFGRVY